Genomic DNA from Telopea speciosissima isolate NSW1024214 ecotype Mountain lineage chromosome 2, Tspe_v1, whole genome shotgun sequence:
CCACCTGTAAAATGTCTAATATGTTCccttatttttaatgtttttccaTAATATCTCTCTGCCACGGCATGAAACTGCACAGTGTCTGTGTAAGCAAACTCTCTCCCTTTCATTTAGTATCAAATATATTTTTGAGTTGAAGTTTAATATTTCAATCTTAAAATCTAGATACTTGAGCGAAATACTTATCAAAGATAGAATCAGGATTTGATATTGAACCACGAAAttgatagaagaaaaaaaattgtgtacGTTATAAAACATCTTTAAATGCTTTTGTCCTTCATATTGTTGCCCTTGCAAGGCTTCATTCCCTAAATTGCACATGTATTACCCAATTGGACATGCAGCCGTAGTGACTCAAACTAGAGTTTGTTCTATAATGAGATATATAGTACTAATTGTTAGATTAatttgatccgaatagggacaaaaccctaaaagccaggatctccataagatgttcaagaacacaatcaaataaataatagagaatAGGGATAGAACTACTAATCTTGTTTCACAttcatagtgatgatgattatagcggaaaataaagactaagatctaggtgctttccttctattcccaaagtaactgacTTGATGAGAATACTGAATGCACAGGGATGATAAAcattgaatatctccctctctctctagaATGTACTCCTCAacagagattgagaataattactTGTGATCgatagaggggggacctagttCTCTTTATATTGTAATTCCTAGAGGACCTCACTCATCATAGTCTCAATAGGATtctatctgcccacactaaagccagtccacataggattcctaatataacccatgacctcttaattagaccaatactTCAATTAGCCTGAGTTTAGGATATTAAATATCAGTCtataatattagaatattaAACCCAATAGGATTAAagttctaacattctcccacttggacttatattaaattttttattttaaaaaagatttaaaagcagttttgaccaaaacaaatcacaggctaacaacctttaagaaaactttatgtacacatgttttaaaaaacaaattggtctaGATATCGTATTAGAAAATCAATCCTATctcatagagttttagacatcgaatcatggcggtaactgcattTATGATCAAGCGATACAGAGCCTTCCATgatcacgagagccctcaactctactaacatggatgcaatgtggtagtgtggcaacgagataatactcacatagtgattccttatgtattatccatttgtcagtccaaaatttctcttctttaagtggcacagactcactagagaaataatctttatgattccAACGAATCTGTATGTTTCATCTTGAGTAACTCaagttttactttatgtgttacaagacatacctttaggctaataacttaatgcTCCAGttttgcttaaggttaacacattccttaagtctttaaaactagatatatatacatcatgttaATAAATGAAACATTCATGtgttcaaaaaaaatttatatgcaAAGACAACTGATATATATAAGCCAAAGTTTATCATACGGtaaaaaattacagatgaaaagaaacttcatTTTACAATGGATCAAAAACAAGTCCCACTAACCAACCGTATCCCATGATGCATCTAAGCCCATGTTaatgacatgtctttcaaaataCAAAGACGAAGACCTTTGATTAGGGGATCTGTAACCATATCATCTataccaatatgctccactgtaATGTCACCTTTCTATATtatctcctttatggtcaaatacttgacctccatgtgcttagaccctctaagtcctttattgttgtttataaacaacacagCAGAGCTGTTAACACAATATATCTgtatgggtctatccacaaagTCTATAATAgtcaactactttatgagattTCTGAGTCAAATAGCCTGAGTAGTAGCCCATGGTATGTTATAAACTCTACTTGTATAGTcgaagtggtcaccaatgtctgctttgtactcttccatgatactgTCCCTCCttccatcaagaaaacataaccagaTGTGAACCTCTTATCATCCTCATAGCCAACAAGGTTGAAATCTGTATAACCCACTAGTTTTGAGATCAGGAACGGGTCAGTATGTTGTATATAATCTCTTGTCCCtttcaagtacctcaatactttcttggcagcaacccagtgaCTAAGATCAAGATCTGACTGATATCTGCCAAGAAGACCCATCACAAAGACAATATCCGATCTGatacagacctgagcatacatgatactacctagtgcgctagcataagACACCTTCTTCATTGCATCTCTCTCGGCTTCATTTTTTGGGCACTGTGTCAAGCTCAGTTTGTCACCTTTGAGAATAGGAACATTCTCATGTTCACAATCCATCATATTGAACCTCTCTAgaatacgatcaacataagccctctgagaaaaacttagtaaacggcgagaacgatccctatggatctcaatgccaaggacaaaagaagcatcaccaaggtccttcatgtcgaattccctagataatagttaCTTTGTGTTATGCAACATTCCTAGGTCACTGCTAGAAAgcaagatgtcatccacataaagtatgagaaaatagaatttgctcccactgaccttgtgatatatacactgatccactttgttGTCCACGAAATCGAATGAAGTCATGACACTgtcaaacttcaaataccactgcctggaagcctgtttgagaccgtaaatagacttcttgagtctacacaagATGGTCTGAACCATCCACCGCAAAACCCTCAGGTTTAATTCAACAaactcccaaacatcattatgtttcatcgattgcatCTCATCTCTCATCACACCTAACTACAAATCTAACTGAGGACTAAAAACAATGCTCGAATATGTAACTGGATCAATCACACAATTTATATCATAGTAATAttctcccagatagacctcatagatagatggtataGCTGATTTTTTCTCCCTGATGGATTTTAGTAATGGTGCTACCACTGCCTCAccctgaatctgaggaatctcagctaGAACTGCATCAGTGATAGGATCCTCAACTGCATCTTgattaagaggaatctcatcaggtgttACATGAATGTCAGAGAtcgtatcaatatcaggctcctgaactccagcaggtgtaactAGTGGTGTAttatgccccacatccgtctaaataggtagaagaaaatgtactgatgtaccaaccatgtcactatcttgaacagtctgacaacaatcattcttttcggccacatcaaattccagaaacttcgctATCTATGAGTtcacaatcctagtgcctctGCAGGGAGTATAAAATTTATATCTCTTTGAATGATCTGGATAACTAACAAAATAGCAACGAATAGTCCTGGGATCTAACTTGTTCAAAGTCGAATGATATAGTTTTACTTCTGCAGGACACTTCCAAACTCTAAGATAGTTTAAACTGGGTTTAGTAGGTacacggttaaggatataaagagtAGTTTTTAAAATCTCTCCCATAAAAACTTAGGTAAATTCGTCCTACTATCCCATACTCCTCACCAGGTCCATAAAGGTGCGGTTGCACCTTTCGGCGACCTCattttgttcaggacttcctggcataATAAACTGACCAACTATTCTAGAGTCCTCTAGGTATTTGGCAAACgagcccttaagctgtccagcatCACCATGTTTGCCATAATACTCATCCTCACGACCaaatctaacaattttaataacttttcctaattgtttctcaacttcagtcctaaaaatcttgaacttgtcaagaggtttagacttttctttaattaagtacagatagccatatcgggaatagttgtctgtaaaagtgatgaaataaaaatttctacacaatgtgactgaatagggaccactgatgtcagtgtgaatgacctccaacaggtcagaactaTGGACTACagttttctcctttatcttAGTCATTTTCCTTACAACAatctacacaagtttctagatcactttcaaGAGTAAGTaagatgtcagactttatcagtctttccactcttgccttagaaatatgatcTAGCCTCttgtgccacaatgtgaaagacctttctttaggtaagggttttttgaaaataatattttcaatattataggagacgtagatatcattgggagaCAAATAcaatctgtacaatccattAGACATaatgcaggaaccaactttacttgaattaaaaaataaattaaccataCTGTTCTTTATTTGAAATGGTAACCTctaatgtccaaaactgaaatcaaaattaaattccgcctgaaggacggtacataaaaaatgctttttaaatcaatttaaaaccagaatgtaataataaaatgacatatCCCACGAATTCTACGTCAAAATGTCCATCATTCCTACGACCaaccttgattcatccttgtttggcctcCTCCGATTTATGAACTCatgtatggtaaaagcaacatggttagttgTACTGTtatctagccaccaagaacttgatggggcttctgatagattggattcacaaacaaaagtcaaagaatcattacccgatgactgtttgagcttgatTAACCAAGTTTTGTATTTGTTGCAGTCATTCTTTATATGACCCTTCTTCTTGTAAAAGAAGCatcgatcactctctttcttcaaagagtctttcttgggtcccaaattattagtctgatcggactgtttattggcagacttatgtGTATGATTTTTAGATTTTGTAGTCTTTCGGGTTTTGGAATTAAACAGGGCAGcatgctttttgtctttctttagtttctctgCCACAAACACAACCCTGGAAATAAGGTCATTAATACTCCAGACTCCATCTTGGGAAATGTAGTCGGTCTGAATGATGTCAAATTTAGAAAGTAGGATATTTAGGGCTTGATAAACAATTAGGGCATCAGGAAGATGAATGTTTAAAGCCTTGAGTTTAGTTTGAtaatcaaccatcctaataataTAATCCTTAACACCCCCAAAACcatcatattccatattaaatagctcttgcagaagtgtcccaatcttagcattcgatgaaactctGTATCTCTTAGAAATTACATCTAACAATTCTCTGGTAGTACATTGGTCAGGCAGATCACTTTTTCAGTGTTCCGGTATTGAACTCTTTATGGACAGTATACTGAGTCGATTACTCTTTTGCCATGCAGCATACACAAATTTTTCGTCCTCAGTATTACCAGTAATTAGATCCATTGGTGTatccataacaagggacgtatgtacatctgccatttccatggcaaacataatgtcctctttccacttcttaaagtttgacccaTTGAGAATCTTAATAGTGACCCTGTTATTGTTGACAGGAAAGGtaattgaaaatttaaacaatgaacagtacaataatcagcatgatgcaagtatagCTTAAAATCTTATAAgcaaatgagaattttacacacgtcgttgtgaaaacacctttgggctgaattcctAATATgtaattgtaaaaatccctacataccagtggccatagaaatacaactcaactttcaaaatccaccacctttgggtgtgcaaaATTCTAGGGTCGGtctattcacatgcatactgtatatgtaccccttcaagtaccaatacatgatcgTCACCTTTAAGTGTATgacacattagagttgaaggacatcccacaactgtatgagactggtgtttcacaaatccaacaaagaaGATCGCTTTAGTTGCTGCATCCTGTCAAACCCATaaaaccctctcttgggatttttcaaaaattacttATATCCTTAAAcaatttgtgttattttataattcatGATAAGGAActtaaatgtcttaaaactaacacaaaaaacaaataattcTGTTCATCgaggtaggtattccagcaaaTTAGAAAATCACTTCGATTCCCAATGGATCGAACCGACAAATTTCAAAAAGGACATGCATCAATATaatacaaaaaatattaaaaatatgcaTATTTCATCACAATAGAGGGTACCcctgtgtagagcacagaaaaacagaacTAACGCAAAAAACGagaccccaaacggagtctccTAGCTCCCACACGAGCTGGTCAAAGTTCAGGCCAAAAAACGGTTGACTAGTTTTGATTCTAATCGGGCTGTACAGCCAAACCGGCTCGGTTCGATCCTGTTCAACCCGGTCCGACCATTTCTGGTTCAACCCTATTTCGGGCACTTTCTGTGTCAACCCAACCGGGTCGGAAAACGAGTCGATCCGACCCGACAACACACGTTAGCAGAATTTCTTTGACAGTGATGGGCGCACGttagcaaaacccaaaaagataattttctttttaaaccctGCCGTATATAATAGTacactttcttgggttttggatttgccCTTTTATTATAATAGCATATAACAAAATCTAAATCTAAAAGTAcacttgttcttctttcccttttaagtTTCATCTAGATTACCATTGAGCTCAAATCTCCTATGACTGACCTGGAGTAGAGGAGTTTCCACTATAGAAATCCATGAGGCCTTTTGTTAATTACTAATAAAGTACTTTCCAAACTTTATAGAAATATTAATTAAGATGCTTAATTCATATCctacacttctttttttttttggtaaacatatccTACACTTCTACATCATATGGGGTTAAGGATCCATAATATATCTCTTTTTAATCTCTTTCGCCCCCGTGAAATATATCATATGGCTTATATATGTAGGATTGTGGTGCATAACAAGAGaaccctttcttcctctttgcttTGATTGAATCAAACTTAAAAAGTACTCCACAAGGCTCAACTGCTATTGGTTTCCAAGCAATGGGAGTTGGACCAGTTCCAACATTTTAGACCAGGctcatcagtttcaaaccatgCATTGTGAATCTGAAAATAATCTTAATAAACAGATCAGGATGCCAGAGACAAACCCGCCAAATCAAAATGGGTCAAGCTGATTCATCAGATACTAATTAACCCAAATCGAAATAGGTTAGGCCGGTTCATCAGATACTAACCCAAATCGAAACAGGTTAAACCGGTTCATCAGATACTAACCCAAATCGGAGCGGGTTAAGCCAGTTCATCAGATACTAATAGAGAAAGAGCTTAACATATGAAGACCATGGTAACTGCCTACGCTAATTATATATCACCACTGCTAAGTACGTACCCTCTTCCTTGTATTATTTATTAgtaaaaaacaaatttaagaAATAACAACATAACCTTATTTTATACTTTCATGGCTTAATATGCTTATTCACCTTGTTCTTCCATGTtttgaataaaattttcaaattttgattcttCAAAATAGACAGGATCGTGTAGGAAAGGTAAAATCTATCTTTGTTCTTATCTATCTAATAGAGTCGTCCAGAGAAATATTTCCATTGTGTATGGAGGACAACCACATCGATCTTTTATTCATTCTTACGTTATCTTTCTTCACGAGTGTTTCCCTCTTTTCCATCACGGATCATTCAAAAACCCACTTCAccattaattaataaatattgGGAAGTCTCTTTTGCAGTCACCAAGAGACTCATATAGTCCAATCGGAGCAGGTGTTTCATTTGGCATCTTAGCCTTCAAACAACCAGCCCTTTTAAGTAATCATCAGGCCAAGGACTCCAAGGAGTCAAGGGGAGTGAGCTGCTTTGCTCTGTGACTTAACTTATTCAAATTTTCAACCCCCAGTCTCTCTCTCTGGCTAGGTTCACTGATATTTACAGATTTCAAACATGTAACTATTGATTCTTTCTAAATAAACATAAGATTCATGAAGTTGTAATTAATAACCCCACACCAATATCACATGCCACCTTACTTTGGTCTTGGAGGGTTGGGATCCACAAATaacatttttttggtgaaaattaTGGGGGAGCCACCCGAAttgttatcacctccaattcctgcccgctctaattccctccaattcctcacataggagtagaAATGACCATGTTAtaccctgcccgaacacactgccccaggtggggtagggtggtcatttctgctcctatgtgagggattagagggaattggagcggacagcgaattgaaggtgataaaaattcagaGCCACCCTAATCCAATAATCCTTGTTAGGATAGATTGATtcgaatagggacaaaaccctaaaagccaggatctccatagagcgttcaagaacacaaaataaacaaataataattgATCAGGGACagaaccactaaccttgtttcgAACCCATAGTAATGATGATCGCATcgaaaaataaagattaaagatCAAGGTACTTCCCTTCTATTTCCAAAGATAACTGGCTTGATAAGAATACCGTATACACAGAaacgatgaacactgaatatctcacactctttccagaatgcactcctcaacagAGATTGAAAACTATTacttgtgatgggtagaggggggacctagctctctttatatagtaattcatATAAGGTCTCACTCATCATAGTCGTGATAAgaatctatctgcccacacCAAAGTCAGTCCATATGGGACTCCTAATATAACCTAATGATCCCTTTATTAGACCAACCATAATTAGCCTGAATTTAAGAAACTTAATATCAGTACACAATTTGATAGAATATTATTCCTATTCAAAATAGAATTCTAACAATCCTACCCACCTAAAACTTCCCATAACTGTGTGTTACCCAGTTAGGAATTGAAACTCTTTAGGAATTGAAACTTTGGTTTTAATAACTAAATTAAGATTGCCCAATTCAAAACGAAATCGGTAGCACCCGATTCTGCCTCACGGTTAAGAAGTTAGAAAAAAGAGGCCTCTCCAGTCTCCATCCACCTTTTACAAAGCTTCCCACAACAATTTAAGAGGGGGGACAACCCCCAAAACGAAACGGGTCAAACGTAAACAGAGTTATTTgactaaaactaaaactaacaaGGATAGAGTTCAGATTTTCAAACGTAACGTAAACCGATTTACCTGTGACTTGTGGAAATGTGAAAAGCGCTCTCTGCTTTCTCTCAACATATCAAATTGGTGAGAGGATTTATTGAAACAGACAAATTGGTTGACTGTTGACTTCGACCAGAATCTCATAGCACACTCTGCTTATTATAAAATCACACTTCCTCCTCCTAGACTCTGTAGGAGTCCATACACTATatatctcttcctttcttctctcaaaGTATCTGCTCTCTCCCTCCCTGTGTGTCAGTTTCTTTCTTCGTGCCTCAAAAAAAAATAGGCCCTTTAAGGAGTTCTTGACCAATCTCTTCTGGAAGTAAAGAGGAAGTAAGTACCTTGGTTCTCTGTTTGAGCCATGGAAGGAGGAATACTTCCAGTAACTGATGTTTCGGCTTTCAGAGAATGTTTCTCTTTGGCATGGAAGAACCCTTATGTTCTTCGGCTAGCTTTCTCTGCTGGAATCGGTGGTTTGCTCTTTGGTTATGATACTGGTatattcccttctcttttcttgttttttttttttttttctcttttcattcaCAGTTCGGTGATTTAATAAGCCTTTTTATCCATCAATCCTTCTTGTTTCTGTTCTGTTTTTTATCTGTATCTCTTTGCTGATCAGTTTAACCTCAAGTTTTCAATGAGCCCATGATTTGTTTTGTTGGAAAAAGATGGATGTAGTAAGAACAATAAGAATTCTGGGTTTTGCagattgtttccttttttttttttaataaaaattttaatattgAACTCTCCgtttataatttcttttttgtggGCTTTTGTTActaatttttgtttcttgatttTGTGGTCATCAGGAGTTATTTCTGGAGCTCTTCTTTATATTAGAGATGACTTCAAGTCTGTTGATAGGCTGACTGTTCTGCAGGTGAGGAACTGTGCTTTGCTTTCTCAAATATATTTGTTGctttgaaaaatgaaatttggggaaaaaataaTTGTAATTTCTCCTGCAATATTATTGCAGAGACGGTTCATTCCTTTGTTGATTTTGAAGTTCTGCCTCTTGAaactttaaatattttaaaattaaatttcattGTTTATAAATTGAAATGACCCTATTATCCTCACTGTATGTAGCCTACCATTAGTATCCCAAGTTCCTTTTATCTCACATCACAAGATTCACCCCATCTTCCTTTTTGAATCCCCTTAAAACTTTAACTTGACCTTAGTGACCATTCATTATGTTCTTTTGTCATATCAGATACCCACAATGGGCATCTTAATGATAATCAAAATTGGCTTCACCAGCCAAGTGGGATTCACACAGGTTATGAATTCATAATCTGAATTCTGAAAGCTTTCAGAACTCTTCCCTTCACTGCAAAATTCACCAACAGACAAAAAGGGAAATACACAATAAATTGCCATTTGGGTTCTTTTAAGATAGAAACTCTACAATCCATCTTAAGAATGTAAATTTCTTGTTCTTCTATTTCAAGAAAAACATCTACTGACCATGGATGGTGATACTATGTACATAGGAAAGCATTGTCAGTACGGCAGTCGCCGGAGCAATCATAGGCGCTGCAATTGGTGGATGGATGAACGATCGATTGGGCCGGAGAATCTCGCTAATGGTTGCagactttctcttctttgttggAGCTGTTGTCATGGCCTCTGCTCCCAACCCAGGTCTACTTATCCTTGGTCGTGTTTTTGTTGGTCTCGGCgttggtatggcgtccatgacAGCTCCACTATACATCTCAGAAGCTTCTCCTCCGAAAGTCCGAGGTGCCCTGGTCAGCACCAATGGTTTCCTTATAACTGGAGGCCAGTTTCTGTCTTACCTTATCAACTTAGCATTCACCAAGGTAATTAAGTGACAATCTCAAACAGTAGTAGTGAAGATCAGTGTTTTATCTGAGTTTACTTTGTTTATTCATGCTCACAAAGCATATAATTAAGCTTCAGTTGGGTTTAGTCTTAAAAGATAAGAAACCTTAACAAACCCATCAGGATTGGTATTTCAGGCTCCTGGGACATGGAGGTGGATGCTTGGAGTTGCTGGATTACCAGCGTTACTTCAGTTTATATTAATGTTGTTTCTCCCAGAATCACCACGCTGGCTTTATAGAAAGGTACATACTTATTCTCAGTCTTCTTGTGTTCTCTTAATGAGACCTTTTCGCCATGAGTATCCTCTGGGTTCCCCTTATTCCTGATCTGGATAAGTTGAAGCTTGAGCTCCAAACATCCTCAATTGATTAGCAAAACCAGCTTTGCTTCTTTTTGTTCCCAAAATGAGACCTTTTTCAAACAATTTATATTACTTACATAATGATCACCATGAGTATCCTCTGGGTTCCCCTTATTCCTGATCTAGATAAGTTGAAGCTTGAGCTCCACCACAATTGATTAACAAAACCAGTTTTGGTTCTTGTGTTT
This window encodes:
- the LOC122651118 gene encoding secreted RxLR effector protein 161-like; its protein translation is MDCEHENVPILKGDKLSLTQCPKNEAERDAMKKVSYASALGSIMYAQVCIRSDIVFVMGLLGRYQSDLDLSHWVAAKKVLRYLKGTRDYIQHTDPFLISKLVGYTDFNLVGYEDDKRFTSGYVFLMEGGTVSWKSTKQTLVTTSTIQVEFITYHGLLLRLFDSEIS